GCAATATCGGCGGGATAGCCTTCGTATGCCTCCGGGCCGAGGTCCAAATCGTAACGGAGCATCTCGCCGTTGAAGGCTCGTTTCGGCATCCGGCACTCACGCGCGGGACGAGGGCGATAGGTCTCGATACCTCGCATCACCTCGACGACGGAGTTGAAGGTCCCGGAACTTCCCCGGAGCTTCGCGACCAGAGCCGCCTCCGCTTTGGAGGACAACACCAGGAACTCCCTGTCCGGCGATCTAAGCCATTCGGCGAAGTCGCCTACCTTCCTGAAGGAGTCGAAGTCCATCTGACTCTCTACCTTCCGCCGAACCGGAAAGACGACCAGGCCGACACTCGTGTCTTCGAGATCCGTCCAGCGTATGCCGGGAGCCATGCGTTCAGCGACAACGATGACGGTGTCAATGTAGGCTCCCGAGAATACGTCGTACGGTAGCGAAACAACGACGCCGGGACGAAACTGCTCGGCGAATCGGTCGCGGAGCTTTCGGGACGAGGGCGTGGAAACCCAGCCCGAGGGTATGATCAGGCCGAGGTGCCCGTGTGGTCTCAGCAGGTCTCCTGCCTGCTCCACGAACATGATGAACGAATCAAGCGAATTCGCGAGAGAGCGGAAACGACTCCGAAGGTAGGGCTCGGTCTTCTCGCCGAAGGATGCACCATAGGGAGGATTGCCGATGACCGCGCTGAAGCCGCCGGCCTTCATAGAGTCAGGAAACGCAGCTTTCCAATCGAATGCGTTGACACGCTTGAGCTCATCGGGTTCGAGGGAGAGCGCTTCCGTGAAGTAGTCCGGCCCGATGAGCGAGTTCCCGCACTTGATGTTGTTCGACAGGTTCGGCAACGCGCGCTCGTGGAAGAGCTTCATCTGGTGGGTCAAGGTCGCGTCGTTCTCCCCTTCCAGGGCTTTGAGGAGGAGCGAGAGCTTGGAAACCTCCACAGCCAGCGGGTCGATGTCCACGCCGAAGATGTGCGTCGTGAGGATCCGCTTCTTCTCCTCGATCGTGAGCCGCCACGCGCCGGTGCGGGGATCCTGGTAGACGGCCTTCTTGTGGCCTCCCGGCTTGTGGTCCGTGTACCACTTGAGCGCGTGATCAAGGAGGCACTGGTACGCGCCAAGGAGGAACGACCCGCTTCCACAGGCCATGTCGAGCACGCGGAGCGGCGGCAGGGTCTTACCCCCGGCGAGCTGCGCGGGGCTCTTTCCCTCGATCTGCTTGCCGACCGTCTGCTTGACGATGTAGTCCACGATGTACGCGGGCGTGTAATAGACGCCGCCAGCCTTGCGGACCTCGGGCTTCTCTTCGACCTTCGCTTGGTGGCCGGCCGTGAGTCGGATGACCTTGCCCAGGAAGCGCTCGTAGACGGTTCCGAGGATCTCCACAGGCAGGACGCCGAAGTGGTAGGGCGAGCCGTGCTCGAAGTAGAGGCTCTGGATGATCGGCTTGAAAGCCTTGTCGTCCACGGCGAGCTTCGGCGTGATCCGGTCGGGCGGCTCGGAGACGTCGGCTTCCTTCTGGAAGTGAAACAGGCCGGAGTTGTACTTCTGATCCGCCTTGCGGCAGAGGTCGGACATGAACCGGGGGTAGATGTCGGGCCGCTCGCAGAGCTTCAAGAGCTGCTCATACGGCTCTAGCCCACGGTCCTCGGCCATCCGCAGGAACACGACGCGGTCGATCGTGCGTTGCACGGCGGCGCTGAGGTCGTCGGAGGAAAGTTCCTTGTTACGCAGGGCCATGTTCCGCGCCAGGGCGTCGCGCCAACCCTCGATCTCTTTGAGAAACTCGGCGTCGACCTCGGATGTGCCCCGCTTCCGCTTGGAGGCGGCGTATTCGTCGAAGGCCCCCGACCAGACGGCCTCGCGTGAGAAGACGTCCCACAGCTCCTTCCAGCGATCGGGATACTCCTCCGAGCGGAAGTACTGGATGCGGGCATGGCTGGCCTTGTCGCTCCCGCGGGGCTTGAGCGTGCAGTCGAACACCCCGAGTTCTTCGAAATCGGTCAGGATCGAGAGCGCGACCTTGGCGCTCCAGCCGTAGCGGCGAAGCTGATACGCGGGTCCGGGATCGATGCCGATGTTGACGCCGCACTTCTTCGCCTCGACGAAGTACTTCGGCTGGGTGCCGACGCGGAACGTGTAGTCGGGCGCCTTCTGATGGCCCTCCACATCGAGGCTGTCCTCGGGGACGACCTCGCGGTACTGGGGCGCCGTCCGACTGGCGTTGCGAACGTCCCAGCCGAGCGCTTCGAAGAACGGGTCGATCAGCGACTGGCGTACGTGGGCTTCCTTGACGCCGGACGCGAGGAACTCCTTCCGGTTCGTCGCGAAGTAGCTGCAGAGTTTCGCGATGTCGTCCTTGGCTTTGTCGAATGGCTTGCTCACAGGCGGTCCCCGACGAGAATCTGCTGGTCCTTGGTCCTATCTGCCGCCGGGAATACTACTACTGCGGTCCTTCACTCGTCGACAGCTTCCGCCTATCAGGGACATCTCCGGGGACGCCATACTCAATTCCCGGTGGGCCATCCATAATTTCGGTCTCTCCGCGCTGTTTCTGTGAACGCCGCTCGGGCCGAGCGGTTGATCGGCGGCCGAATTCGGTATGGCGTCCCCGGAAAGGCCCACCTTCGTCTTGCCCCCACTTCCTCCTCTTCCGAGAAGCCCGCTGGAGAACGATTGGCCTCGCCGCCGAGTAACAGCGCACCGCCTTCAAGGGAACACGCACTTCCCGGGGCACCTCTCTCTCCTCTCGACGCTCCCACTCTCCTCGGCAAGTTCCTCCTCTCCCGGACTGCACCGCGGCCGGGTGGCGGCCACAGGCGTCCGCGAGAAGCGCAGCCACCAAGCCCGAACGGGCGACTGGCGAGCATCGCAGCGGACGGATGGCCGACAGGACCCGGCCGCCCGAATGCTTCGTGACGGATTTCGTGGGAGCGGACTCCCTGTGTTCTGGCGTAAGCAGATTGATCGTGAAGTTCCGCTCGTTTGGAACGTCCCCGATCTCCTCCTATGGTATCCTCCCTGTCGTTCCGCACGAGGCCCCCCAGGAGGTCCGCATGACGAACGGCGAGGACTTCCGCCTCTCCTGCCCGATCCCGATCGAGGAGTACCCGCGCGTGCTTCTCGCGCA
This portion of the Candidatus Eisenbacteria bacterium genome encodes:
- a CDS encoding N-6 DNA methylase — its product is MSKPFDKAKDDIAKLCSYFATNRKEFLASGVKEAHVRQSLIDPFFEALGWDVRNASRTAPQYREVVPEDSLDVEGHQKAPDYTFRVGTQPKYFVEAKKCGVNIGIDPGPAYQLRRYGWSAKVALSILTDFEELGVFDCTLKPRGSDKASHARIQYFRSEEYPDRWKELWDVFSREAVWSGAFDEYAASKRKRGTSEVDAEFLKEIEGWRDALARNMALRNKELSSDDLSAAVQRTIDRVVFLRMAEDRGLEPYEQLLKLCERPDIYPRFMSDLCRKADQKYNSGLFHFQKEADVSEPPDRITPKLAVDDKAFKPIIQSLYFEHGSPYHFGVLPVEILGTVYERFLGKVIRLTAGHQAKVEEKPEVRKAGGVYYTPAYIVDYIVKQTVGKQIEGKSPAQLAGGKTLPPLRVLDMACGSGSFLLGAYQCLLDHALKWYTDHKPGGHKKAVYQDPRTGAWRLTIEEKKRILTTHIFGVDIDPLAVEVSKLSLLLKALEGENDATLTHQMKLFHERALPNLSNNIKCGNSLIGPDYFTEALSLEPDELKRVNAFDWKAAFPDSMKAGGFSAVIGNPPYGASFGEKTEPYLRSRFRSLANSLDSFIMFVEQAGDLLRPHGHLGLIIPSGWVSTPSSRKLRDRFAEQFRPGVVVSLPYDVFSGAYIDTVIVVAERMAPGIRWTDLEDTSVGLVVFPVRRKVESQMDFDSFRKVGDFAEWLRSPDREFLVLSSKAEAALVAKLRGSSGTFNSVVEVMRGIETYRPRPARECRMPKRAFNGEMLRYDLDLGPEAYEGYPADIAAGKPIKFFSGPRILLRQLLSRRFRLQAVYSEAEFLTNQSVQSLIPRGTSPHVKAILAILNSRLLSWYFCQFNMVARRDDFPKTIIKQTRELPFPSIAPEGPADKATHDKLVLLADRMLSLTPKLRQAASEAEKAALQATLAKTDSEIDRLVYDLYGLTEQEITIVEGER